The region TTCTCCTTCATCAAACGGTTGCGAAAGGGTTGGAAGAGACATAAGGTACTGTCAGAGGAGAGGCATTAAGGTATGTCACAGAACCAACTGTtggattttttatatatatttttttcatatagttTGGTTTATAGTCATAGTTacggtcattgagagattgtggttctatatgattatatgacattaatcttacacatataagatcTTAGACACTACTTTGACACCAAAACATTAAGACAATGttgttatgagtctttattcttatatagtgtttaactttgtcttttctatccaatgtgggactttttgactcacacttggactattcccaacaagtATAGGTTTTATATTGTTCCAAATCTAAGTCCGAGTCTAAATTTCATAAATGCAAGTAAAAATGGAAAAGTTGAACAAAATTCCATAAATTTATtgtgttttaagatttttgaaTTAAGATGGTGTCAATTTTTAAATGAGTTGGATTGAGATCTCATTAGTATGGTCACTTTTTGATAAATAGTGAAAGATCCGTCACATAGAATGTGTAGAAGTGTCAATTTGCCCAATGATCATGGACCAATTTTAGCCCATCATTCATTAAGCACTCTTTTGAAATCTCCaaatgagagagagaaaaagaaacccAATCCCAAATGAGACGGGCCAACGGACAAGACAGACCAGTCTGGACAATGGCCAGGCCGACTCAATTGATGAAATTTGGTCAAATTCTGCCTAATCGGCTCTTCAGGTTAAAGGTCATTTATGATTGATCCATGCTGAAATTCGAGACACATCAATCTATACCAAAATTTTAGATGGACTTGTTCAAGCTGAAGGTCAATCCTCACCAATTTAGTTCACCAATTTAGTTGAAGGTCGAGACGGTAGACAGGAAGAAAATGACATCTTTAAGAATGTGTAAATCATATACCCTgatttgtataaaattatatctaaGTACACTAAGGTTTTGAATTTGTCTCATTCTAAGGTTATGCTTTCAATCGGGGGTGGCAGCAACAACTACTCACTGTCATCCCAAGATGATGCTAGAAATGTTGCAGACTACATATGGAATCACTTCTTGGGAGGGAAATCAAAGAAGAGACCTTTTGGGAGAGCCACATTGGATGGGGTAGATTTTGACATTGAAGGTGGAGAACTTCACTATGCTGCACTTGCTTATAGGCTGCATGACCATTATGCTACTTCTAACAAAAAGTTCTACTTAACCGCTGCACCACAGTGTCCGTTCCAAGACAACTTGCTCCATGGGGCACTTTCTACCGATCTCTTTGACCATGTTTGGGTTCAGTTCTACAACAATCCTCAATGTGAGTTTTCTTCAAACGACCCCAGTGGATTTAAGAGTGCATGGAGCCAGTGGACTACATCAATTAATGCTGCCAAGTTCTTTGTTGGACTTCCTGCTTCACATGCAGCAGCTAGAACTGGTTTTGTGCCACCACATGCTCTCATAAATCAATTGCTGCCCTTTGTTCTGTCTCCTAAATATGGAGGTGTCATGCTGTGGGATAGGTTCCATGATCTGCAATCTGGATATAGTCGCAAAATTAGAAGAAAGGTTTGAGAAGTTCTTAGGTGTTTCGAATAATTGTTCTAGGCTAAGGAGTTAATTCTAGTGCTATGATTTAGTTGTGACAAAACGGATTGCGGGGCACTTCTAATTCCTTAATTCTGCAAGTCCAACATCTCATAATTAACATTGGATTGTTTAACTATTTAATCCTgatataaacattaaattatttagtatttttttatcgaTAAATATTAGTTATTCCGTTTTTTGTTAATGGAAGAGTGAAATCCACGTCTTCTCTTTAACAACCTTATGTTATGAATATTAGATtgttttacattaattttcCCAACCAGTTCTAAaccaaaacatgaaaattttagACCAAATTCAACCACCTAGATTCTTAAAGATGTTTCCTAGATTTGTGCAGGTGGGTGCCCTTTGTACCGTCGCCTTCACTCCCTTCTTCAACTACACGCTAATCACAATCCGGcataatataacaattttgtaaatatgaaacaatttttattttgattaaaatattaactgtATAGAAAGTACTTATAGGAATTAAGGTAGGTTTGCAAAGCATTAGTGTgattaaatttgatttgtttaaaGTCTTTTAACAATACATTTGTTTAACAATACATTTGTGCAGCGATATATTTTAAGTTAGCGATAAGTTatccttattttattaaattttaatatttttaaaatgttgtagCTTACATAGGGATATCAACAcggcgggtagggtacgagtagTAGCTCTCCCGTATcgcccgctggataaatatttgccccATAATCGTActcatatccgtcgggtatccgttatgcaggtatccgtctatttttttcacatttgcgggtatttacaaaattgtttaaaaaataaatatttaatcataaattcaaaaaaaataaaataaaatacatcactgtcataaattttaaacaaactcaagtccatacaagttcaaataattataaaaataaatataaaataacgttTAAtacaatggaaattctttaattagtgctttgatcaacaaactcacttctttcctaaaaaataatcaaataataaacctcaactgtCACGTGCCATGTATTCTTATtctgattccatcatttgacaacaaacatACCATAAATGTCACATACCAATATTTGAAgatggaagaatgaagacagaagacaagatgtgcaacttagaaaaaataggtcagaatattttatatatatatatatatatataagggtatttttgtgaattaaagtttagcgggtacgggtatccacgggtacggatactatgatactcgtacccgccccgttaacatgcaagtatgaaaaatacccgtacccgcggatagcgggtatccatttttaatattcgtttcctacccattgcgggttttatccgcggatacccgcgggtacgaatatttttgacatccctaatcttacacataaaaaaatagagatgtatatataatttaatctatGCTAATACTTCCTTATtagaattgttatttttattattttatttaaaaaaatagttttgaggAAAAActttaatagttattataacatgcattattaaattttataattttaaaagtaattacttgaaatcattttttatctaaaactctcatcataaattttaattaaagcatgaaacttatatatttttttaaataattcatgttaaGTATCAATGACAACTTTCACATATGCCATCATATAAAacaattcattaaaaataaatataaaaaaacatgtgAAATCTAAATAAATCCATGTTAAAAAGCATACAAAACAAACTCCTTTATAAGATACTACATAATCTGAAATCAAGGGATTTGAaacctataaaaaaaaactttaaactaATAACAAAAAGGAATTTCTACTTGAAAATttcattgttaattttaattaagtcaCTAAacttggttaataatttatattttataaaagtcattattaataataaaatagctatgtttttttatattctcaacttaaatataaatatattttttttatttagttataatataaatattactaCCATAAATGAAGTGTTTCCTTTATCATAGAAAGTCAAACAAATTCTTATACCATGAATTCATTGTATACTCATAAAAATTtgacttttataaatttagaatctatttaaaaaataatatacaaacgTTTCAACTTATATTAAAAAGGACACCACAAATCCAtcttagaaagaaaaatattcaataaaagaGCCCATCTTAAATTGGGTTAAGCCCTAGAAGTTGTCCCCATTCACCGATAGTTGTTGTATACAGGAGTATACATGTAACTCTCACCATACTTCATAAGATTTTGAGGTTGTTTAAGACGAGTAGCCAAGCCTACAAAAACAGTTGAAGTAGATGATtagtttacaaagaaaaaaaaggatgaaAGAGTAAAGACAATGAGAGCACACCTAGTTCATGtgtcttttataattaattttccaaaatttcatttttatcacAAGCATAGATTGTTGTGCCATTTGATAACACATCATTTGATACTTCATAAGAATCTACAGGATTGGTGTTTTTCGTTCTGCTATGGTCTACATTGGTTAAGAGGTAAGCAAAGTCATTCTTTAACCCAACCCATTGGTGGGTGGTGTGgtaatgaaaacaaatttaacgTAACATAAATGTATTATTGTTATTGGAATGAATTTATTGGATTGGAATTCATTTATTGGGATATTGGTTTGCAAGGTTGATTTTCTATACGAAGTCAGATTGGTTTGAATGTATGTAATGTGGGATTGAAAATTTAGGCTAACATGTTATTATAGAAGTGGTAAGCCAAGGTATTATTTTTGCACAAATGTTGTCCAGTTTACACTAATGAGTTGgaattgaatatttatattgtttgcaCAACAGAGTTGGTATTCGCTTTATTACTTCAACATAAATCACTTTCATTTGATTGAGTTTAGGTAGGTTGGGAAACAAAAAATTGTGGTAACCTGTTAGATGTTAAGTTGTAAGTGGGGTTATTGTTTTTGTACATATGATGTCCACTTTAGTTCAGTTGGGGATGGGTTATATGGATTGTGAATTGTTAATGAGTTTTCATGGTATATTTATAGGGTTCGCACATAACAGCTGTTACTCACTTTATTAGTTTGATTGGTTTGAATTTATGTTAAgtgggaaaaaaatatttggtaagctgttattttttaagtgcTAAGCCATGCTTTTATTTTTGCACATATGATGTCCAATCTGGTTGCATTTGTGGATGAGTGATATGGATTGTGAATTGTTAATGAATGGGATTGTATATGTATAGTGTCTGCACATCACAACTGCTATTCACTTGATCTGTACACCATGTATTACTTTGAttggtttaaattaatttgatgttgtaaaaaatgattttctaACCTCTTAGTCTGTAAGTGCTAAGCCAAGGTATTGTTTTTGCACATATGACAGGACGCGACAACAGTTGTTTACATAAGCAATAGTATAATGGATGATTATAGTGACAACAGTGAATGCGATTGTCAGAAGAAGCATGAGGTTAAGGTGTGCAgacttaattttttgttattattcattaatttatagAATGACATTTCATAAGTTTTGTTGATGAATATGTGTAGACTTTTAGGCATTATTGT is a window of Vigna unguiculata cultivar IT97K-499-35 chromosome 4, ASM411807v1, whole genome shotgun sequence DNA encoding:
- the LOC114181560 gene encoding basic endochitinase-like; the encoded protein is MRSKRAHALGLFLLFSLSLLFSKSDAGSLGVYWGQNAGEGHLSRTCKTGLFRIVNIAFLSTFGNGSQPLMNLAGHCSPSSNGCERVGRDIRYCQRRGIKVMLSIGGGSNNYSLSSQDDARNVADYIWNHFLGGKSKKRPFGRATLDGVDFDIEGGELHYAALAYRLHDHYATSNKKFYLTAAPQCPFQDNLLHGALSTDLFDHVWVQFYNNPQCEFSSNDPSGFKSAWSQWTTSINAAKFFVGLPASHAAARTGFVPPHALINQLLPFVLSPKYGGVMLWDRFHDLQSGYSRKIRRKV